The sequence GACGGGTGGAAACGGTCGGAGCTGAACATCCGGGCCGGATCCGCCTCGAACATCGGGCCGAGCAGGTTACCGAGCGAAACCGTACGCCCGCCGGCGGCGACCACCGCGACGGTCTGCGCGGCGGCGAGCTGCCGGCTCCAGCGCCGGGCCAGCCAGCGCAGCGGCGGTTTGATCGGCTGGATCGCGCCGATGTCCGGGCAGGTGCCGACGACGACCCGGCAGCCGGCCTCGCGCAGCCGGCGCACCGCGTCGCCCAGGTGCCGGACCGCCTCGGCCCGGGCCGAGACGTGCGTGACGTCGTTGCCGCCGATCAGGATGATGGCCAGGTCCGGTCGGTGTTCCAGGGCGGCGTCGACCTGCCAGGGCAGGCCGGACGAGACGCAGCCGACCACGGCCGCCCGGTGCAGCCGCACCGGACGGCGCAGGCGGCGGGAGATGCCGGTGGCGAAGAGCGCGCCGGGGGTCTCCCGGGGCCGGTGCACGCCGTATCCCGCGGCGGACGAGTCGCCCAGGACCACCAGGCTCAGTGGCCGGCCGGGGAACTTCGCGCCGTAGACGCCGTCGCCGCGGGGCGGGGGCGCCTCGGCCATCGGGATGATCCGGCGCGCGTCGGCGGCCTGCCGCAGCAGCAGCCCGGCCGAGAGCGCGGTCACGCCGGCGAGCGCGCCGGTCACCTGACCGGCGATCCGCCCGGCGGTCCGGATGCGCTGCCAGTCCTCCGCGCTCAGCGTGCGGAGCCGGAGGCGCTGCCGGTCTTCCGCGCTGAGCGTGCGGAGCCGGAGGCGCTGCCGGTCTTCC is a genomic window of Actinoplanes teichomyceticus ATCC 31121 containing:
- a CDS encoding SGNH/GDSL hydrolase family protein — protein: MSAEDWQRIRTAGRIAGQVTGALAGVTALSAGLLLRQAADARRIIPMAEAPPPRGDGVYGAKFPGRPLSLVVLGDSSAAGYGVHRPRETPGALFATGISRRLRRPVRLHRAAVVGCVSSGLPWQVDAALEHRPDLAIILIGGNDVTHVSARAEAVRHLGDAVRRLREAGCRVVVGTCPDIGAIQPIKPPLRWLARRWSRQLAAAQTVAVVAAGGRTVSLGNLLGPMFEADPARMFSSDRFHPSAEGYARAAAVMMPTVMAALGEDDRPAVPIADGVRSLPEAADEAVRAPGTEVSPVRSGARWAQLRRHPWFGETRHWFGSGTGSAPSAVRSTG